Genomic window (Musa acuminata AAA Group cultivar baxijiao chromosome BXJ1-9, Cavendish_Baxijiao_AAA, whole genome shotgun sequence):
aatcaaatctaaaaaaattattaatagatacttttagaaaaaaaaataatgcaaCGAAAGGAAGGAGAACATACAATGCTTAGCAAACACGAAATAAGAAACTATATCAGATTTATCGATCACGCTTTATCAATAGCAAAAGCTTttacaaatatgaaaaaaaaaagaaaagagcacaTACTATGCATGGATACATGGAAAAAATGGCATATATTTGGATATATTGGAGAAATAAACTCATATGTATAAATGTAAAGGGAAGGTGATGCTCGACTATACAAGACCATGAATGGATTCATGTCATTTACAGAGTGATCCAAGGTGTATAAGACCAATTTGCTCACAAGAACAATAATCAAGCTTTAAGCTTCTTGTCAAGACAACTTCTTAGTAAGTCTCTTTGTTGCGTTTAGTATCTTTAGTTCTGCATCTGTTTTTGGGTGGTTTGTCGTAAATTTAATCCTCTAAGAGTAACATAACTTGTGCCAAAAGTTGCAACAAAAATTATCTTATGATAGTAAACAACAAAATGTGGCATTCTATGTAGCtatactgtgtttgggtggtgtcAGGGTCTTCCATACGCATATTCTTCATGTTCTCTTGCAAAATTTGCTATTGCAATTATTTCAAAAAGCTTATTGGATTAATCattgatcaaaattttatttattttcttaatatatcataaaattttcaataagaatacACCGAATACAAAGTCTACGTAGGATCAATATACATAGTATTATCATTGTATATAGAGAAATTTGACTCATCATCTAGTTCACAAAGAAACAACATGCTATCATAAaactcttaatataaaccacatgTCATCAAATATTCATAGGTGCCACAATGCATCAATGtgtcaacaagaaaaaaaaaaaaaagccaacaCCTCAACAATGAATTCAATATATAGTCCATAAGATTGCAGTGTTaactggaaagaagatgaaagatcaaaaaaaaaaaaggaacacacTGAACTCAACTTTCATTCGCCATCTTTGAAGTTAAATATCGATACTTAAAGTTTGTGAGATTGAGAAATTGAGATATTGATGAATATACTTTTTAGTTGTTAGTAGCTCTTTTCTTCTCCTATACTATCCTTTCTGTTTAAAGCCTATCATTCTTCTCCAAAAATTTCCAGCACCAAATTCATCATCCTTTAGATCTCTCTATGTTGGACTTCCAACAAGCTGCAACTTTGTTTCTGTACAGTTGCCACCACTTAATGTGCCAACAAAGTATGAGATTTGTGCCTACAGCTCTATACAAAGTGACACACTATCAGCTGACAACCTGCGTACAGTTCTTCCAATTGCCACCCTGAGTCCTACCAACCATTAGATGCTCGAAaacttgtctctataactcattgAGTTGGCAAGATAATTATGAGCAATAAACTCAGCAACATTGAGATATTAGAGATTCGTTTCACAATCTGTGTAACTGTGATGTTGTTGTTTGATCCTTTTGATGCGAACTTCATGTTTGATCTGACAATGACTGTCAGATGGTATCAGAGGATGCCAGCAAGATGATGAATAATGTGTAACCTTGTTGAATGAATCAACCACAAAAGAATTAAACCCTGATTAGGCAACTATCAGTATGAAGCACCTGTTCCACTTTGCATGTGTTGCTGAAGGCTTAGTTCTTCACTAGTTTATCATAGCCAATTGTCGATAAAGAACATTTCACTATATGTTTATTTTACTAACATGCTATAGCAACATTACATATTTTGGTACATATAAGCATGAACATATGTAGGATATGGATCAGATGCTAGGATACCTATATTTATATCCACCTTCAATCAGGGCACATAATGAATGTAGTTGCAGATATTAGACAAATAGCAAAGTTTGAAACTATACTTGTCCAATATGGATGAAGAATACAATTGGATAGGCTAACTTATTAATAAGATTTTGAAAATACATGAATGCATAAAAAATGTATACAAAGTAGGCTATATGAAAACAAATACTAAGTTTAATTGATGCAATAATTTAAACAAGCATGCTGTCACGTACAAACTTATAAATGAATACAAACAcaattgaaaaataaaagaaacacaTTTTATAATAAACAAGATGCAGTATAGTGATAAGCATGTTAATATGGATGTTAATGAAAGCCTTTAAAGACTAAAATATATTGTATGAAAAAAGACAAACTTATTTTGATGTCATATTTTAATTCAAGCAATGCAACATATTTAACAATAGAGGGAACGCTAACTATGGAATTCAGACACTTGTGTTAAAGCTCTAACAACACTTGTGGTGAAGTCCACGTAAGTTTTCAGTCCTAGAGGAAGGTCAGTTATGTGAAACTTGTTATAtcattccaatttccactacttaGGACTCTAGTTCATACTGTGATCATACAGTAATTACTTCTTAGTATGATCATATGGCTATGAGATATATTCGATCGTAAATTCTTTTTGCTACCAATATTTGATACTTAGTTTCTAGCTAATTTCTCCTGGATAGATGTTTTCCTTTTTTAGCTGAGATGTAGATCCTCCGACAAAATTAGGTTTTTTCTGTATCTTTAAAACCCCCGGCTAAGATAAATGTTGAGTTAATCCTCTAGTTGTGTGAGATTATATTTTAACACGACCAACCATTTTCCCCAATTTAGCTATTAAATATTGCGTCAAAGCCACCTAATATTTCCTTACGTTTTCATCTAAAGGAATAGTGTACTCGTGTGCAAACAATGGGTAATATTTAGTATATAGTTGATGTATATCACCCGATACAAATGTACCAATCCGATAGAATACTGATATGCGAACCGCTCTCTACTGGGTGATATCGATCACTTGATTATGTATCAAATGGTATGAGATCTACACTGGGTAATAATGGTCGAAATCCAACCATTATCAACCTATACCAATCAATAAACGATCGAATTTTGATTGTTACTGATGTACAAGTTGATAACGATTGGATTTCGACTATTACCAATCAAGAGCTGAGATTGCCTAATTTCAAATAGTCAATTTAATTGTTTGAGACTTagaaaagggtttaaaaacccttttctcccccttcttttaactactttcactctctcaatctcttaaaCTTTATTTTACTCACATCTCTTTTATTCTCAGTGTTTTAATCTTCTAAACTCAACGAAGCTATAatttatagattggatcaaatttaagaggttaatttataagtattaaaaggaaaaatactctaatcaagagatatatattatctttctagatttttattgatttatgagatgattaagtctATTCTAAATTATGTATAACttaatgtttaatatgttatttgatatatttttgatggtagaatagtattaattaagaatttttaatattatgactaatatgtttaatattaatttttttaaaattagacaGTTAATAGGttaaatctttatatttcatgcatattaaggattggatcatatgtttgtgatggtataataggtttaagtaaattttatttaaatttttaatactatgattagtaattttaatgatagtttaatcaaaatttgatcgatattggatcaatttatatttttattaaattatactaaatttatatttatttttaatttaaaatttttaatctaattttttctattttaaaatttttcttttgaatttggGCGTACCATCGATATGCCTCGGTACATACCGTACCAAGTAATGATCGATATATTGGTATAGATTGGAATTATAATTCTTGATATATAGTAATAAAAACTAATTTCTTCTTCACATTACTCGTAAGATTTGTGGCTTAAAGCTTCTCAGTATGTGTtctgataaaaaaatttactCCATAATAGATAAGTATGTACAATTGATAAGTTCAACCAAGAACGATTTAGATACCGATATATAATCAATATGTTTCTCATTATCGAGCGTACCAGTCCAACAGGtacttaaatttttgagttaaactaACCATGCAAGTAAGACAGCAACAAGAATCATAATTAATCTATGATTATTCACAATAACTAAGAGGGAAACAGAAAATTATGTCAATATATaggtttttctttttggtctgtTAGAGAAATAATCTACAACTGAAATGAGTTTAAAAAAAGCCTTCTCTTAGTGCCATTATCAAGTTGAAAGTAAGCTAATGAAAGTTTAATAGAAATTTTGCCCTATTCTGTGCACATTCAGCTAAGTAGGGACTGCTTATGTTGATGTTATCTTGGTTCCGAAGGATGAAGACAACATACCTTCTTCTTGTAGGTATCTGTCTGAGTACTGATCACATGATACTGCCATAAAAACAAAAATGAATCAAGTATTAGATGCAGTTTTTATGTTCTTTTCTGGTGCCAAATGCCATGCTTTTAAGAATATATATTGACTTGGAAGTACATGATTGTTCTTTTTATActttaaaattgaaaaagaaaCCTAAATGAGATCAGAAGCAGTTACAATAAGATCAaggcatacatatgtatatatttatatatacatgtatatatattccaACACATGTGAAACTTCCAAGTGCTCAGAGATCCAGAAAAGTGAAGCCAGGAACAATAATTCTCACCGGATGAAACAATCACAGGAAGAGTTAAAACCATATACTCTATCTTTCTGTAGTGAGTATATCATGGAAAATCTACGAGTAGAACAAGTAAGTATTGCAAGAGAAATGCCATAGATAACTGTGTTCTTACTTTTCTATTGCGAACAACCTTCAATGCTTCATCCAAATTTTGCTCAAGACCGCGCAGTTCCTCTATGTCCATCCCATCCAAGCCTTCACCCATTCTTTGCCTTTTTATGGCATCAAACAGCATCCCTTTGGTGCTCATATATATGCAACTAGAAATAGTGTTCCTTTGGAGAAAGGGAAAGGAAAAAGAGAAGGGACCTTATTTCTCTACGCAGGTTGCGGTTAATCTGCTTCAGATGGTTGAGGTTGTTTTGCATTCTCTACTTCCACcccaagagaaagaaagaagcatGTAAGACATGAGACCCTTGATCATGAGTGAAAGCATATACAGACATGGAACTCGGAGATGAAGGTAGTTCTTGCCTCGTATTGTGCACTCCACAGGTTGGTTCCGGAGACCTGCTGGTAGCGATCAAATATCTTCTTGGTGCTGATCATGGCAGTGAGCTGTGACATGAGGCAGGGAAAGCAAAGCAAGAAAGAGAAGCTCTAcatggaaagaagaagaaaagaaagaggcaGAGGCAGGAGGAGGTTGGTTGATGTACTCGGTGGAAGGGCTGCAGTACTCGGAGAACTTGCCGGTGCTGGAGAACATGATGATGGAAACCTCAGCATCACATAACACAGTCAGCTCCTTTGCCTTCTTCATGATCCCTGTCCTCCTCTTGGAGTATGTCACCTGCCTATTGGTTGGGTTCTCTATCTTCTTTATCTCTATCTTCCCCCTCCCCATCTCTCTCGCGTTGCACTATGATCTCCCCTTCTTCTGAAACAACACAGTGAAGAAGAAAAGATGAGGAGAGGCTCAAAAAGAGGCCATAAAGCTGCTGAGGGGAGATGGTGGGTGGGTTGTGTGGagcaagagaaaaagaaggaagaggTTTCCATTTGAGGGAAGGAGTGCAAAAGCCAGAGTTCCCATAGATGGGGCCAGTGTTTCCAAGTCTGTGAAAGACTTGTAGGTAACTGATAGCATGTGATGTCCTGCCACTACTAAGAATCAGTCACTTTTCCTTGTCTCACACTTCCCCAGGAATCTCTCGTAATTTTCCATGTAGCTGCAAGTATGCAAGATGGTAATCAAATCAAACAATGATCTTTGTAGTATCTATATACTtggctttttttctttctttcttttttcttctctttgccCTCGACACACTCAACTTCACCGGTATTTTCCATCACCTGcatccccccccctctctctctctctctctctctctctctctctctctctctctctctgtaaatGTTCCGAGGATAAGAGATTTACAGGCTTTCTTCTGCTGGTCATAAACTCTCAAACAAACAAAAGCCTTGTGTGGTACTTGTAAAGGAACAGCAGAGGCATTGCTACTCTTTTTTTATCGTCTTTGCTTCGAGAATGAGTCGGCTGAGTGTCTCCCTCTTGTCAGCCAAACTCTATGGGTTTGAGGGGGTGCGAGATGCGAGAAGAGCGAtgcttgtgtgtcaagtcacagggGTCATGTCCCATCCACACAGATGAAACTTGACAACCATTAAGGAAGCTCAAAGTTGCTGACAGTCACCTCTTTTGTTAGGAACCACCGAGCAGTTCTCCAGATGTAATGTTGACATCTACTATCAGCTACCTTTCTTTTACCACCAAGATTTCTTTCACATGATCTAATTGAGCAAAGGGAGATTAGTGTGTGCAGGAAAACATATTCTTGGTGAAGACTGCAACACCTACTGATTCTCTCTCTATTCATCTCAATCGTTTTATAATAATACCCTATTTTCTTTCATCAATTGGTGTAGTCAACATTCTAGAGCTATTGTTATTATTAGTTCATTTTTTTAATGACCAAACTATTGATCTTTCATTACTGCTGAAATTTTGGGATTTCTGAAACACAAACTATCAGATATACACTCAGCCTTCAGATCAAGATAGTACTTCTTTGTCTGACATCCAAAATGCTTGAAAACTGGCTAGGAAACCATAACATATTATTCAGACTTTAGAATATTTGTTGTGTGTCTCCTCTATGGTGTCACCCTCAGTAAAAGTCTTGTTTTGTCTTTCTGACTCATTGCCCGTGATGAGCATAACCTACCCTACTTTTAGGGCTTATCAGAAGGAAAACAGTTTATATATCCAGTAGGACAAATTGTGAATTCACCATATGGAAAATGTGAGTTATTAAATCAAGTAAAGCACTGTAATGCAGCCTCAAATGGTTCACTTTTCTATATACCAAAGATGCATTGACTTTTAAAACATCACATGTAACATCAGAACCCAACTACTGACTCTGATATTATCCATACAAGACAGACACAGATGTAGCCACTTCAATTAAAAGCATGATTGACCTCTCTCCTCATCATAGAATGAAAGGATACTACTACCTAATAGCTTACAAGAGAAGTGACCCCATCCACATGTTGTAGGCTCAAAATACAGAAAGCTTCAGTAGTCATATAAACTGCCTCTCATAAGACAACTTTTAGATGTATCACATCCATTAGTGTGACTTAACCTTCAATTCTAGAATCAAATTTTACTTTGAACTCTCTCACTAGAATCCTGCTGATTTTGGCCGCatattatacaaaaataaaaaataaaaaaaatcatactcCTGATTTTTCGACCGAATTACAATTGGCAAACTGTGATACATACAAAGGGATATTCCTGGTTTAATAGTTATTAGCCATCTATTGAAACAAAATACACACAAAGGAAATTGATCCATGCATTGCAAATTCATGTTTATAGATATTAATTAAGCAGTTATATAATCTTTATACAATCAACACTACAAGATAAGAGGCTCTAGCTTTTTCTGCCTTGAGATACAGAAACTGTGTCTAATTCCTCCATAACTCATTTTTGGAATCTGAAGATGCTATAATTCTGAAGTTGTCAGGGCTCAAAACAAATGTAGGAGGGTTTTTTTATCCATGTTGGAAGTTCTAGCTACTGAGAAGATACTTGTAGATGCAATTAGTCTATTAGACCCTTCCATGCTGCAAATGGAATATGATCCAAATGTCACATGTATCACTTGTAAGGTAGCTTGCAAGTCAAAATTGCATTTAGATATCCTCTTCACCTTGTATTTCAATTTGCAGGCATTCATATGCCCCTGTAGATCAAAGGTTGTTTCCCATAAAAGTATTTTAAACTAATACCAATCATGCAATGTGCTTCAATGGGTGACAAACAATATTCCCTTGACACTTTCCACAAACACCCAATCATATTTCACCATGTTTTCTCCATCCAATTAATCTTCTCATTTGATATTAATGCTAGCTAGTTGGTTAGTTAACATTTTTACTTCAAATTATATGAAATTTAATAGGAATGTAACTATGATCTCTTTCATTTAATTTATTGTGGAAGGCACCTGCCATCTGAGTTAAGAAGCTTAGATTCCCCCTTTCTGTATGAGAGCATTATATGGAGGCTGGTGGGCtcatttgcaatacatgtgatttTCTATGGATTCTTTGAGCCTTAATATACACATGGATATTGTCTCACTGATTTTTCATTTAATTTGTTCATTGAAAGGGAAAGCAGTAATTGTCCTTTGACATCCCAATGGTAGCATTTATTCCTCATAACACTGTTTGGTAGTGGGTATAAGCCATAAGATCAAGTTAGGTGTACGTTGAGAAGTGAAAGAACTCAAATCTAATTTGTACTCAACCTTATAGAATTAGAATTACtaatttttgtttgatttaactgaaaaagaatgaaacagtttttcttttttttttgtttgctaatAATGATTTCATATTGCACACAAGCCTAGTAGACATGATTGAATAGATTAACTTGTACTGTGAGAAATCAGCAACTTGTTTTCCATAGATACTCATTCATCCTTGTCATGACATAACATAAAGTTAAACCAATTATTATTAGCAAATTTGGTTATTACACATAAATCTAATTTTGTAAAAGTATCATaatttgttaaaaatataaaataacaagtCTGAGTCAAACAGATGAAGAATAACATATATGAGATTCTTTATAAAGCAGGACATGTAAATAAAGcataaaaataacatatatgAGATTATTTTATGTAAAACACCATATGTAATTAAGTATGTTAAGGTATGTTAAAGCATATGTGGTATGCTTTCATAAGAttttaaggttttgaaattattaatcatCGATTAAATCTTAAGATAGTActagattatatcatgattttgaattttaTATGTCCCTCTTTCTAGTAtttagttaaaaatatttgtatatGTTACGTCGATTTTTGATTGTCCGAGCTGAAATCTAATTCGGAGTCAACCTAGTTTATTTTTCGAACCAATCTCAAGATGAACTACTATG
Coding sequences:
- the LOC135593526 gene encoding MADS-box transcription factor 16-like produces the protein MGRGKIEIKKIENPTNRQVTYSKRRTGIMKKAKELTVLCDAEVSIIMFSSTGKFSEYCSPSTDTKKIFDRYQQVSGTNLWSAQYERMQNNLNHLKQINRNLRREIRQRMGEGLDGMDIEELRGLEQNLDEALKVVRNRKYHVISTQTDTYKKKLKNSQEAHRNLLHELEMRDDHPVYGFIEDEPTSYEGALALANGGAHMYSFRVQPSQPNLHGMRYGSHDLRLG